CTCAGATCTTCCAGAGCAGGCATTGTACCCAATAGAGATGGATCGTAATACCTATACGAGTGACCTGAAATTTCCAGCGAGCGTAGATGGGAGAGATCGGCTATGCGTTCGAACAGTGACGGGTTGATAGATCGATCTCGCTGCGATGTGTGATCGCCAGATTTAGCGGGATTACCAGAGCTTCATGGATAAATAAGGAATACGTACAGTCCAGACCAGCGACTCTAGATTGTCCATCTCTCCCATCGCTTTCTgtacttgatcatccatttccGATCTTTCTTCACCCCTCGCGGCAAGTGGGAAAAACCGAACGTCTGGGCGTCGacattatcagctttcctGTTTCAACGACATGGCCACCATAACTGACCTAGGCGTTTCACCATTCTACATAACGCTGGATGGTTATGTAGTGTATCAAATAGCAGTACAAGCTACTATAACTGTCAGCTCAATTGTCACTCTAGTATCCAAATAGCTGACATGCCTTGAAGTGACAACCGTCTTCCCCTATCAACCTGAACAGTCAGCTTTGCCTTCACAGACTGAAGTAAGATACCTACATGGTCTAACCCATATATGCTTGTACAGCTTCTTCCGTGCTATCCTATTCCATTCCTTGCTCACTCTCGATATCCTAGCCAGATCACGAGGTTGATCGAAACTGTCCAGGACTAGCGGTATCAATTCTGGATGATCGAACAATGCTGATAAAGGTgatacatcctcttccttcccctccctctctttaCCCTTTCCTTCGGGCTTGGATTGCGACAAGAGAGGCTTAGGCAAGGGATAAATTGGAGCTGACTTGGGTGGAGTGGGAGGTCTGTAGAGAGGTTCCGAAGCGTATGATCTAGGATTTGCAGCGTGCCATTGTCTGGCACGGAGGAACATCTTGTCCAGTCGGAGAGGCTGTAGTCGCGGACCATCGTCTAGTCGGATGGCTCGTAGTTCCGCATCCAAGTCGTGTAAAGTGGCTTCATCCATCTTGCCACAGTTCTCGGTTGCTGTTGTGTGAGTGAAAAGAGGTGTTAAGAGATGATGCCTGTTGCTGACTGTCGTAATAGGTAGTGcgatgtgagatgtgagatgggTCATTGATGGTGGATCATCCAAAGTGGAGGTTACTGGTGAGGATAGGGTGAAACTTATTTGAGATCTCACTTAACACACCTTTACCAAAGATCCACCGATGTCTTTTGTTGTGAGCTTTTCCTATCGATGTTTTCGTATTCATGATTGCATCTGCTCGCAACACTCACAGTAGttcagattgatattggcaagtagtcaagatggtgagtgcAGCTCTCCGTATAACATCTCTCATTCACGAAAAAGCTGATACAGTCTTTTCAGGCCGCCAACATATCCCtccaatcttcctccattCGAGATGTCACCAAGATGGAACGAATCGGTTAGTTATCCAAATCCCTCTCGTCAGCTGTCCATTGCATTCTTTCAAGATTGAGCTGATGCAGTGACCAAACAGGTGCACACTCCCACATCCATGGGCTAGGTCTCGACTCGAATCTCGAACCTCGAGCCAACTCACAGGGAATGATAGGTCAAGGAAAAGCGCGAAAGGCTGCTGGAGTTATATTGAAGATGGTACAAGAGGGTAGGATAGCAGGTAGGGCTATATTGATGGCTGGTCCTCCAAGTACCGGTAAGACAGCTTTAGCAATGGGTAAGTGGAAATATCAATCGTCAATCTAGCAGAGTGATATTGACTTTGGGGATATTGTTGGAATAGGTATGGCTCAGAATCTAGGTTCAGACGTTCCTTTCGTCATGTTGACTGCGTCCGAGGTGTTCTCACTGGAGGTAAATCTTACTTCAGCTAGATATGTAATATCTCTTTTGACTGGAGCTGATATACGATGCTGTCTACTGCTCACAGATGTCGAAAACCGAGTCTCTCACTCAAGCATTTAGACGATCCATCGGTGTAAGGAtaaaggaagaaacagagTTGATACAGGGTGAAGTGGTTGAGATTCAAGTTGACAGGAGTATCACCGGGGTAAGTCATCGTAGAAGCACCGGAGAATATCGCCCAaagtagctcaccttcttgtgCAGGCAACTAAAACCGGACGATTGACCCTCAAAACGACTGATATGGAGACCGTCTATGATTTGGGAACcaagatgatcgatcaattaCAGAAGGAAAAAGTCTTAGCTGGAGATGTGATCAGTATAGACAAAGCTTCGGGAAGGATCTCGAAACTGGGCAGAAGTTTCGGAAGGGCAAAGGATTATGATGCCATGGGAGCTGATGTAGGTGtttcttccatttctccGATACCTTCATACCGACACTGGCCAGGTTGAAGGGCTCATCTAGAGCAAGTGGATAACTTTAAAGGACGATGCTAATTTGATTTCATTTGTACCTTTTCATAGACCCGCTTCGTCGCATGCCCAGATGGAGAATTGCAAACGCGAAAAGAAGTCGTTCACACCGTCTCTCTACATGAAATCGACGTGATCAACTCTCGTACACAAGGTTTCTTAGCTTTGTTCGCTGGTGATACTGGAGAGATTAAACCTGAACTGAGAGATCAGATCAATGGGAAAGTAGCGGAGtggagggaagaaggtaaagctGAGATTGTTCCAGGTGTGAGTGGAATGCCTCTTGCTACGAATCCTCTCAATGAAATCATACTAATCTTGTCATGATGATTCCACAGGTCCTGTTCATAGATGAAGTTCACATGTTAGATATAGAatgtttctctttcctcaataGAGCTCTCGAAAATGAATTAGCACCTTTAGTAGTGATGGCTTCGAATCGAGGTATAACCAGGATTAGAGGAACAAAGTATAAATCACCACATGGTATACCTGCGGATTTATTAGATAGGATGTTGATCATAAGTACGAAGAAgtatgaggaggatgagataaGGGAGATTGTCAAGATCAGGTGAGCATCCTTTGTAGTTATCATTGTGTGTCTTCGATGATGAGCTAATCCCGGTTTTACATAATTCCagagccgaagaagaagatgtcaaacTTTCCACTGAATCTATCGATCTCTTATCAACGATGGGAACCC
The nucleotide sequence above comes from Kwoniella europaea PYCC6329 chromosome 1, complete sequence. Encoded proteins:
- a CDS encoding RuvB-like helicase 2; translated protein: MAANISLQSSSIRDVTKMERIGAHSHIHGLGLDSNLEPRANSQGMIGQGKARKAAGVILKMVQEGRIAGRAILMAGPPSTGKTALAMGMAQNLGSDVPFVMLTASEVFSLEMSKTESLTQAFRRSIGVRIKEETELIQGEVVEIQVDRSITGATKTGRLTLKTTDMETVYDLGTKMIDQLQKEKVLAGDVISIDKASGRISKLGRSFGRAKDYDAMGADTRFVACPDGELQTRKEVVHTVSLHEIDVINSRTQGFLALFAGDTGEIKPELRDQINGKVAEWREEGKAEIVPGVLFIDEVHMLDIECFSFLNRALENELAPLVVMASNRGITRIRGTKYKSPHGIPADLLDRMLIISTKKYEEDEIREIVKIRAEEEDVKLSTESIDLLSTMGTQTSLRYALNLIAPSNLIAQRRKSNTVDIQDVRLAYKYFCDVERSAQYAKETSGMMFGETEEEIGTGANGNGMQIDGQ